A stretch of the Camarhynchus parvulus chromosome 4, STF_HiC, whole genome shotgun sequence genome encodes the following:
- the TMEM154 gene encoding transmembrane protein 154 isoform X1, giving the protein MFGCSRAAAGAPLRWERCRGSMRSPGILTLLSALALAAGSAGSDGGNDGSGDGSMIFPTFTATHLPATGPSTVDDHEPVLVTASTAESSFDTQSSPSTELNAVNDEESLEAEEQSILIYVVPVALLVLLILLITFFVMHHKRKKSKQDELGSENVKSPIFEEDTPSVMEIEMEELDKWMNSMNKNGDCECLPTVREEEKESIANPSDGES; this is encoded by the exons ATGTTCGGGTGCAGCCGGGCGGCTGCGGGAGCGCCCCTCAGGTGGGAGCGCTGCCGGGGCAGCATGCGGAGCCCCGGGATCCTCACCCTGCTCTCGGCCCTGGCGCTGGCTGCGGGATCTGCCGGCTCTG ATGGTGGAAATGATGGATCAGGAGATGGATCGATGATATTTCCCACTTTCACAGCAACACATCTTCCTGCTACGGGCCCTTCGACCGTGGATGACCATGAGCCAGTACTTGTAACTGCAAGCACTGCTGAAAGCAGCTTTGATACACAGAGCTCTCCAAGTACTGAACTGAATGCTGTGAATGATGAGGAGAGCCTAGAAGCAGAAGAACAGTCTATCTTGATATATGTTGTCCCTGTGGCGCTGCTGGTCCTGCTGATTTTGTTGATCACATTTTTTGTAATGcatcataaaaggaaaaagtccAAGCAAG atGAGCTGGGaagtgaaaatgtaaaaag TCCTATTTTTGAAGAAGACACACCCTCTGTTATGGAGATAGAAATGGAAGAGCTTGATAAATGGATGAACAGCATGAACAAAAATG GTGACTGTGAATGTTTACCTACTgtaagagaagaagaaaaagaatcaatCGCCAACCCAAG
- the TMEM154 gene encoding transmembrane protein 154 isoform X2 — MFGCSRAAAGAPLRWERCRGSMRSPGILTLLSALALAAGSAGSATHLPATGPSTVDDHEPVLVTASTAESSFDTQSSPSTELNAVNDEESLEAEEQSILIYVVPVALLVLLILLITFFVMHHKRKKSKQDELGSENVKSPIFEEDTPSVMEIEMEELDKWMNSMNKNGDCECLPTVREEEKESIANPSDGES, encoded by the exons ATGTTCGGGTGCAGCCGGGCGGCTGCGGGAGCGCCCCTCAGGTGGGAGCGCTGCCGGGGCAGCATGCGGAGCCCCGGGATCCTCACCCTGCTCTCGGCCCTGGCGCTGGCTGCGGGATCTGCCGGCTCTG CAACACATCTTCCTGCTACGGGCCCTTCGACCGTGGATGACCATGAGCCAGTACTTGTAACTGCAAGCACTGCTGAAAGCAGCTTTGATACACAGAGCTCTCCAAGTACTGAACTGAATGCTGTGAATGATGAGGAGAGCCTAGAAGCAGAAGAACAGTCTATCTTGATATATGTTGTCCCTGTGGCGCTGCTGGTCCTGCTGATTTTGTTGATCACATTTTTTGTAATGcatcataaaaggaaaaagtccAAGCAAG atGAGCTGGGaagtgaaaatgtaaaaag TCCTATTTTTGAAGAAGACACACCCTCTGTTATGGAGATAGAAATGGAAGAGCTTGATAAATGGATGAACAGCATGAACAAAAATG GTGACTGTGAATGTTTACCTACTgtaagagaagaagaaaaagaatcaatCGCCAACCCAAG